One part of the Elephas maximus indicus isolate mEleMax1 chromosome Y unlocalized genomic scaffold, mEleMax1 primary haplotype SUPER_Y_unloc_1, whole genome shotgun sequence genome encodes these proteins:
- the LOC126069893 gene encoding testis-specific Y-encoded protein 8-like yields the protein MMGRARKEDASSHSHQREIACEQFSWRSDVTGGFLAAWIPDQPPWRVRRGLGKAGLPGEDSGLRSGPLKRQYPGCPGEQPPESCSAKMEQAAAGAQAKDETPEEAAIFRRVLEEQEQAEEQEQREQPQAEQALSSPGPSSTQRFLEALEALEALQMEIWPVNTKASRAYFRLRSKLVQSCKPHLDRRSAIIQGIPGFWVKAVANHPQMSALISEKDEDMLSYLINLEVENFIHPNNGCKIIFFFWRNPCFRNEVIIKGYDITITGYTAFYSTLIQWFQNYECEAHGLRHHDTSVNFFNWLSLPNFSGCNRITEIINKDLWINPLKYDLSEGRTRTGMGRDQVRTMVRGVDMRVVWGPRSTF from the exons ATGATGGGGAGAGCTCGGAAAGAGGATGCTTCCAGCCACAGCCATCAACGCGAGATTGCCTGCGAGCAGTTCTCCTGGAGATCAGATGTGACAGGAGGGTTTCTGGCTGCGTGGA TCCCCGACCAGCCCCCATGGCGAGTGAGGCGCGGCCTGGGGAAGGCAGGGCTGCCCGGGGAGGACAGCGGCCTGCGAAGTGGCCCTTTAAAAAGACAGTACCCGGGGTGTCCCGGGGAGCAGCCCCCGGAGAGCTGTAGCGCCAAGATGGAGCAGGCCGCAGCGGGTGCGCAGGCGAAGGACGAGACGCCTGAGGAGGCTGCCATCTTCCGTAGGGTGCTG GAAGAACAGGAACAGGCGGAGGAGCAGGAGCAGCGCGAACAGCCCCAGGCCGAGCAGGCCCTGTCTTCGCCGGGACCCTCCAGCACCCAGCGCTTCCTGGAGGCCTTGGAGGCCCTGGAGGCCCTTCAAATGGAGATATGGCCTGTGAACACCAAGGCCAGCAGGGCCTACTTTCGCCTGAGGAGTAAGCTGGTGCAGAGTTGTAAGCCACACCTCGACCGCAGAAGCGCCATCATCCAGGGCATCCCGGGATTCTGGGTCAAAGCA GTTGCAAACCACCCTCAGATGTCAGCCTTGATCAGTGAGAAAGATGAAGACATGCTCAGCTACCTGATCAATTTGGAG GTAGAGAATTTCATCCACCCCAATAATGGCTGCaaaatcatatttttcttttggagGAACCCCTGTTTTCGGAATGAAGTGATCATTAAGGGATATGACATTACCATCACTG GATATACGGCATTTTATTCCACTCTGATCCAGTGGTTCCAGAATTATGAATGTGAGGCTCACGGCCTCAGGCATCATGACACCAGCGTTAACTTCTTCAACTGGTTGTCTCTTCCCAACTTCTCAGGGTGTAACAGGATTACTGAG ATCATCAACAAGGACCTATGGATTAATCCCCTGAAGTACGACCTGAGTGAGGGCAGAACCAGGACAGGAATGGGGAGAGACCAGGTGAGGACCATGGTACGGGGCGTTGACATGAGGGTTGTCTGGGGACCAAGGAGCACCTTCTAG